From Desmodus rotundus isolate HL8 chromosome 12, HLdesRot8A.1, whole genome shotgun sequence, one genomic window encodes:
- the RUVBL2 gene encoding ruvB-like 2 isoform X2, protein MATVTATTKVPEIRDVTRIERIGAHSHIRGLGLDDALEPRQASQGMVGQLAARRAAGVVLEMIREGKIAGRAVLIAGQPGTGKTAIAMGMAQALGPDTPFTAIAGSEIFSLEMSKTEALTQAFRRSIGVRIKEETEIIEGEVVEIQIDRPATGTGSKVGKLTLKTTEMETIYDLGTKMIESLTKDKVQAGDVITIDKATGKISKLGRSFTRARDYDAMGSQTKFVQCPDGELQKRKEVVHTVSLHEIDVINSRTQGFLALFSGDTGEIKSEVREQINAKVAEWREEGKAEIIPGVLFIDEVHMLDIESFSFLNRALESDMAPVLIMATNRGITRIRGTSYQSPHGIPIDLLDRLLIVSTSPYSEKDTKQILRIRCEEEDVEMSEDAYTVLTRIGLETSLRYAIQLITAASLVCRKRKGTEVQVDDIKRVYSLFLDESRSTQYMKEYQDAFLFNELSETMDTS, encoded by the exons aCGGCCACGACCAAGGTCCCCGAGATCCGTGACGTGACGAGGATCGAGCGCATTG GAGCTCACTCCCACATCCGGGGACTGGGGCTGGATGACGCCTTGGAGCCTCGGCAG gcctcCCAGGGCATGGTCGGTCAGCTGGCGGCCCGGCGGGCAGCAGGCGTGGTGCTGGAGATGATCCGGGAAGGGAAGATCGCCGGGCGGGCGGTGCTCATTGCCGGCCAGCCGGGCACTGGGAAGACAGCCATCGCCATGG gcatGGCGCAGGCCCTGGGCCCCGACACCCCGTTCACAGCCATCGCAGGCAGCGAGATCTTCTCCCTGGAGATGAGCAAGACCGAGGCGCTGACGCAGGCCTTCCGCAGGTCCATCGGCGTTCGCATCAA GGAGGAGACGGAGATCATTGAAGGGGAGGTGGTGGAGATCCAGATCGATCGGCCGGCCACGGGGACG GGCTCCAAGGTGGGCAAGCTGACCCTCAAGACCACGGAGATGGAGACCATATATGACTTGGGCACCAAGATGATCGAGTCCCTGACCAAGGATAAGGTCCAGGCTGG ggaCGTGATCACCATTGACAAGGCCACAGGCAAGATCTCCAAGCTGGGCCGCTCCTTCACACGCGCCCGCGACTATGATGCCATGGGCTCCCAG acCAAGTTCGTGCAGTGCCCGGATGGGGAGCTGCAGAAACGCAAGGAGGTGGTGCACACCGTGTCGCTGCACGAGATCGACGTCATCAACTCCCGCACCCAGGGCTTCCTGGCCCTCTTCTCCG gtgACACAGGGGAGATCAAGTCAGAAGTCCGAGAGCAGATCAATGCCAAGGTGGCCGAGTGGCGCGAGGAGGGCAAGGCGGAGATCATACCTGGA GTGCTATTCATTGACGAGGTCCACATGCTGGACATCGAGAGCTTCTCCTTCCTCAACCGGGCCCTGGAGAGTGACATGGCGCCTGTCCTCATCATGGCCACCAACCGCGGCATCACCCG GATTCGGGGAACCAGCTACCAGAGCCCCCACGGCATCCCCATTGACCTGCTGGACCGACTGCTCATCGTCTCTACCTCTCCCTATAGCGAGAAGGACACGAAGCAGATCCTCCGCATCCG GTGCGAGGAGGAGGATGTGGAGATGAGCGAGGACGCCTACACAGTGCTGACCCGCATCGGGCTGGAGACCTCCCTGCGCTACGCCATTCAGCTCATCACGGCCGCCAGCCTGGTGTGCCGGAAACGCAAG GGCACGGAGGTGCAGGTAGACGACATCAAGCGAGTCTACTCCCTCTTTCTGGACGAGTCGCGCTCCACGCAGTACATGAAGGAGTACCAGGACGCCTTCCTCTTCAACGAGCTCA GCGAGACCATGGACACCTCCTGA
- the RUVBL2 gene encoding ruvB-like 2 isoform X1 — translation MATVTATTKVPEIRDVTRIERIGAHSHIRGLGLDDALEPRQASQGMVGQLAARRAAGVVLEMIREGKIAGRAVLIAGQPGTGKTAIAMGMAQALGPDTPFTAIAGSEIFSLEMSKTEALTQAFRRSIGVRIKEETEIIEGEVVEIQIDRPATGTGSKVGKLTLKTTEMETIYDLGTKMIESLTKDKVQAGDVITIDKATGKISKLGRSFTRARDYDAMGSQTKFVQCPDGELQKRKEVVHTVSLHEIDVINSRTQGFLALFSGDTGEIKSEVREQINAKVAEWREEGKAEIIPGVLFIDEVHMLDIESFSFLNRALESDMAPVLIMATNRGITRIRGTSYQSPHGIPIDLLDRLLIVSTSPYSEKDTKQILRIRCEEEDVEMSEDAYTVLTRIGLETSLRYAIQLITAASLVCRKRKGTEVQVDDIKRVYSLFLDESRSTQYMKEYQDAFLFNELKGETMDTS, via the exons aCGGCCACGACCAAGGTCCCCGAGATCCGTGACGTGACGAGGATCGAGCGCATTG GAGCTCACTCCCACATCCGGGGACTGGGGCTGGATGACGCCTTGGAGCCTCGGCAG gcctcCCAGGGCATGGTCGGTCAGCTGGCGGCCCGGCGGGCAGCAGGCGTGGTGCTGGAGATGATCCGGGAAGGGAAGATCGCCGGGCGGGCGGTGCTCATTGCCGGCCAGCCGGGCACTGGGAAGACAGCCATCGCCATGG gcatGGCGCAGGCCCTGGGCCCCGACACCCCGTTCACAGCCATCGCAGGCAGCGAGATCTTCTCCCTGGAGATGAGCAAGACCGAGGCGCTGACGCAGGCCTTCCGCAGGTCCATCGGCGTTCGCATCAA GGAGGAGACGGAGATCATTGAAGGGGAGGTGGTGGAGATCCAGATCGATCGGCCGGCCACGGGGACG GGCTCCAAGGTGGGCAAGCTGACCCTCAAGACCACGGAGATGGAGACCATATATGACTTGGGCACCAAGATGATCGAGTCCCTGACCAAGGATAAGGTCCAGGCTGG ggaCGTGATCACCATTGACAAGGCCACAGGCAAGATCTCCAAGCTGGGCCGCTCCTTCACACGCGCCCGCGACTATGATGCCATGGGCTCCCAG acCAAGTTCGTGCAGTGCCCGGATGGGGAGCTGCAGAAACGCAAGGAGGTGGTGCACACCGTGTCGCTGCACGAGATCGACGTCATCAACTCCCGCACCCAGGGCTTCCTGGCCCTCTTCTCCG gtgACACAGGGGAGATCAAGTCAGAAGTCCGAGAGCAGATCAATGCCAAGGTGGCCGAGTGGCGCGAGGAGGGCAAGGCGGAGATCATACCTGGA GTGCTATTCATTGACGAGGTCCACATGCTGGACATCGAGAGCTTCTCCTTCCTCAACCGGGCCCTGGAGAGTGACATGGCGCCTGTCCTCATCATGGCCACCAACCGCGGCATCACCCG GATTCGGGGAACCAGCTACCAGAGCCCCCACGGCATCCCCATTGACCTGCTGGACCGACTGCTCATCGTCTCTACCTCTCCCTATAGCGAGAAGGACACGAAGCAGATCCTCCGCATCCG GTGCGAGGAGGAGGATGTGGAGATGAGCGAGGACGCCTACACAGTGCTGACCCGCATCGGGCTGGAGACCTCCCTGCGCTACGCCATTCAGCTCATCACGGCCGCCAGCCTGGTGTGCCGGAAACGCAAG GGCACGGAGGTGCAGGTAGACGACATCAAGCGAGTCTACTCCCTCTTTCTGGACGAGTCGCGCTCCACGCAGTACATGAAGGAGTACCAGGACGCCTTCCTCTTCAACGAGCTCA AAGGCGAGACCATGGACACCTCCTGA
- the LHB gene encoding lutropin subunit beta has protein sequence MEMLQGLLLGLLLSVGGVQASQEPPRPLCQAINATLAAEKEACPVCITFTASICAGYCPSMVRVLPALLPPVPQPVCTYHELRFASIRLPGCPRGVDPMVSFPVALSCRCGPCRLSSSDCGGPRPQPLACDHPTLPDLVFL, from the exons ATGGAGATGCTCCAG GGGCTGCTGTTGGGGCTGCTGCTGAGCGTGGGTGGGGTGCAGGCATCCCAGGAGCCACCGCGGCCACTGTGCCAGGCCATTAATGCCACCCTGGCTGCCGAGAAAGAAGCCTGCCCGGTCTGCATCACCTTCACCGCCAGCATCTGTGCCGGCTACTGCCCCAGCATG GTGCGAGTGCTGCCGGCCCTCTTGCCACCCGTGCCGCAGCCGGTGTGCACCTACCACGAGCTGAGGTTTGCCTCCATCCGGCTCCCTGGCTGCCCGCGTGGCGTGGACCCAATGGTCTCCTTCCCCGTGGCCCTCAGCTGTCGCTGTGGGCCCTGCCGCCTCAGCAGCTCCGACTGTGGGGGTCCCAGACCCCAACCCTTGGCCTGTgaccaccccaccctcccagacCTGGTCTTTCTCTAA